A genomic window from bacterium includes:
- a CDS encoding M48 family metallopeptidase — translation MRKFAVEREKVLLPESIHCPALEEEWPVHYHPTASPTVQARCNGNGTLVVSGNTADEPAVRKALLRWLGRAAKESLVPWIAELAEISGLSYQKVTIRGQRTRWGSCSTTGTISLNFRLLFLEPDLVRYVLHHELCHTVYPNHSRDFWAMLETVEPDCRALGRAVRGGMKVVPEWAKNSPKCNVQNPKWTR, via the coding sequence ATGAGAAAGTTTGCTGTGGAGCGGGAAAAGGTTCTTCTGCCCGAATCGATCCACTGTCCCGCACTGGAGGAGGAATGGCCGGTCCATTACCACCCGACGGCCAGTCCAACCGTCCAGGCAAGGTGCAACGGAAACGGGACCCTGGTTGTGTCGGGGAACACGGCAGACGAACCGGCCGTCCGGAAGGCTCTGCTCAGATGGCTTGGCAGGGCAGCGAAGGAGTCCCTGGTTCCATGGATCGCCGAACTCGCCGAGATCTCTGGCCTTTCCTATCAAAAGGTGACCATCCGGGGCCAGAGGACGCGGTGGGGAAGCTGCTCGACTACAGGTACGATCAGTCTCAATTTCAGGCTCCTGTTTCTGGAACCGGATCTTGTGCGTTACGTCCTTCACCACGAATTGTGCCACACGGTTTACCCGAACCACTCACGGGACTTCTGGGCAATGCTGGAAACCGTTGAGCCTGATTGCAGAGCTCTCGGAAGAGCAGTCAGGGGGGGGATGAAGGTTGTGCCGGAGTGGGCGAAGAACAGTCCAAAGTGCAATGTCCAAAATCCAAAGTGGACAAGATAG
- a CDS encoding flavin reductase family protein: protein MKKRSIKPSTVLSPVPAALVTCQDRGGRSNIITIAWTGVVCSDPPMVSISIRPSRYSHGIIKETGEFVVNIPPSRIVREVDSCGIVSGRKVDKFAETGLTPTPASIVSPPLIDECTVSLECRVTEIVPLGVHDMFLGEIVATHIAEEAFDADGNLDMALIDPLGYCPLDQTYRAVSGDALGSYGYSRKAGSD, encoded by the coding sequence ATGAAAAAGCGATCGATCAAACCCTCCACCGTCCTTTCCCCTGTACCGGCTGCACTCGTGACCTGCCAGGACCGTGGAGGCCGCAGCAATATCATCACCATCGCATGGACCGGCGTTGTATGCTCCGATCCGCCCATGGTGAGTATCAGCATCCGTCCCTCCCGTTACAGCCACGGGATCATCAAGGAGACCGGCGAGTTCGTGGTCAACATCCCTCCTTCAAGGATCGTACGGGAGGTTGACAGCTGCGGGATCGTATCGGGCAGGAAGGTAGACAAGTTCGCCGAAACGGGTTTGACACCCACACCCGCCAGCATCGTGTCCCCTCCCCTCATCGACGAATGCACGGTGAGCCTCGAGTGCCGCGTGACCGAGATCGTTCCCCTTGGGGTCCACGACATGTTCCTGGGAGAGATCGTGGCCACCCACATTGCCGAGGAGGCCTTCGACGCCGATGGGAACCTGGACATGGCCCTCATCGACCCCCTCGGATATTGCCCTCTGGACCAAACCTACAGGGCTGTAAGCGGTGACGCACTGGGGAGTTACGGGTACAGCAGAAAAGCTGGAAGCGATTAG
- a CDS encoding mechanosensitive ion channel family protein, which translates to MGIWGNGVINFLVSRRAASDSGERLNLEAYSVITWMAKASLWIIVVLLALNNLGIEITALVAGLGISGIAVALALQNILGDLFASLSIVLDRPFVIGDYIIVGEQMWTVEHVGLKTTRVRSFSGEQIIFSNTDLLGSRIRNYRRMDERRILFNVGVTYQTGVEKLERIPDMIREIIGNMDQVRFDRPILPVSGPIPWISRLSTGCWTGTTTFTGTSSRQSI; encoded by the coding sequence TTGGGTATATGGGGCAACGGTGTCATCAACTTCCTGGTGAGCAGAAGGGCCGCAAGTGACAGTGGAGAAAGGTTGAACCTGGAGGCCTACTCGGTGATCACCTGGATGGCCAAGGCCTCCCTCTGGATCATCGTGGTCCTGCTTGCTCTCAACAACCTGGGCATCGAGATCACCGCCCTGGTGGCGGGCCTTGGCATCTCGGGTATCGCTGTGGCCCTTGCCTTACAGAATATCCTGGGTGATCTTTTCGCATCCCTTTCCATCGTCCTGGACCGGCCCTTCGTCATCGGTGACTATATCATCGTTGGTGAACAGATGTGGACTGTGGAGCATGTCGGGCTCAAGACGACAAGAGTCAGGAGCTTTTCCGGCGAACAGATCATCTTTTCCAACACCGACCTTCTCGGGAGCCGGATCAGGAACTACCGGCGAATGGACGAGAGACGGATCCTCTTCAATGTCGGTGTGACCTATCAGACAGGGGTGGAGAAACTGGAAAGGATCCCTGACATGATCCGGGAGATCATCGGGAACATGGATCAGGTCCGGTTCGACCGGCCCATTTTGCCGGTTTCGGGGCCTATTCCCTGGATTTCGAGGTTGTCTACTGGGTGCTGGACCGGGACTACAACCTTTACCGGGACATCCAGCAGACAATCAATCTGA